A single window of Zea mays cultivar B73 chromosome 10, Zm-B73-REFERENCE-NAM-5.0, whole genome shotgun sequence DNA harbors:
- the LOC109942891 gene encoding uncharacterized protein, which produces MVGLGPIVLAASAGLGALVGQAAADGGWCSAWRPPPPLAGAGGGARGSYCAACGGTGKVACPCARWSDGDVGCRTCAGSGRAACRSCRGSGTRRRAAVRVAVRAQRALVAVTKDR; this is translated from the coding sequence ATGGTCGGGCTCGGGCCCATCGTGCTCGCGGCATCCGCGGGGCTCGGCGCGCTCGTCGGCCAAGCAGCGGCCGACGGCGGGTGGTGCTCGGCGtggaggccgccgccgccgctggccggcgccggcggcggcgcgcgggggTCGTACTGCGCGGCGTGCGGTGGCACAGGGAAGGTTGCGTGCCCCTGCGCCCGGTGGTCGGACGGCGACGTCGGGTGCAGGACGTGCGCTGGATCCGGTCGCGCGGCGTGCCGGAGCTGCCGTGGCTCCGGCACCCGCAGACGCGCCGCCGTCCGGGTAGCCGTGCGCGCGCAGAGGGCTCTGGTGGCCGTTACGAAAGACAGATGA